The Daphnia carinata strain CSIRO-1 chromosome 2, CSIRO_AGI_Dcar_HiC_V3, whole genome shotgun sequence genome has a segment encoding these proteins:
- the LOC130686172 gene encoding nose resistant to fluoxetine protein 6-like, with protein sequence MDYFKDKYLFITTLLAFMISCNGQTILGVQHFARQLIEQESWSQIAKHVEDHSRLVANVQLEELHRELKTSLFASNSNYNYSLQCIEDVVFYVDSLLLNRSKWALEMLESSAQFPAGVFGAGNYHAEGLFDECLAVRGGSNRFQGQYCTVFFKPERVSGMIGNHTTTENNQTDSSTALIILNHLFGTSVEDAVRVEPKISSVDPSTYMLPSLGLCIPSSCSASDLAHSIAQLIGRYVIANQSIVTIADEKYCFTAEEDSSTSFSGPDIAVMATLGVIGLLIFLATAHESWRMYRGISFSGSDNAAVSVLHCFSALNNGRKVLSLKSAGSDNLSSLHGIRFFSTCWVVLGHTWLKGIMSNVINPNMVVEEAMRWEMETIINATVSVDSFFLMSGLLVSHLLLRELDRNEGKFNVLLFYVHRYLRLTPVYAIILGFIATLMVYIGTGPNWYNVIVASEGCRVSWWRQFLYINNLFPTDMNVQCMGETWYIAVDMQLFIIAPLLIYPLWRWKNTGLILLAIVTLATLAANFAVFAIYSFPPTLMPSRMQEMMRLVPTYMDNYYFKPWTRAPPYLIGIWTGWFLHRVKQSKLHVSPWIVALLWTLSGAVAASIIYGLTPYVNETLVPTIDDVVKLTYGPLHRAAWALALAWTIVACIHGYGGFINRFLSWRGFLPLSRLTYCVYLIHFDYLNVFYSSNRKMIYYSFIDQLTTFFGITVTVFALALIVSVCVEAPFINFERWLFKSHVDNAGTRAMKGKESRTDPELNANNGHVNSTFHSEENPVDAEVPSVMKL encoded by the exons CAACCTTGTTGGCCTTTATGATATCCTGCAACGGCCAAACGATTTTAGGTGTCCAGCATTTTGCCCGACAGCTTATAGAACAAGAATCGTGGTCCCAAATTGCGAAACACGTAGAGGATCATAGTAGACTTGTTGCAAATGTTCAATTAGAAGAGCTGCATCGTGAATTGAAAACCTCTTTGTTTGCTTCGAATTCGAATTATAACTACAGTTTGCAGTGCATCGAAGACGTCGTCTTCTACGTTGACAGCCTCTTGCTCAATAGAAGTAAATGGGCCCTTGAAA TGCTGGAGTCATCGGCTCAGTTTCCAGCTGGGGTCTTCGGTGCTGGCAATTATCATGCCGAAGGATTGTTCGACGAGTGCCTCGCTGTTCGTGGCGGATCAAACCGATTTCAAGGCCAATATTGCACCGTCTTCTTCAAACCGGAACGGGTATCCGGAATGATAGGCAATCATACGACAACGGAGAACAATCAAACCGACAGTTCTACTgctttaattattttaaatcacTTGTTTGGAACATCGGTGGAGGACGCCGTCCGAGTGGAACCTAAAATTTCATCGGTAGATCCTTCGACATACATGCTACCCAGCTTGGGTCTTTGCATTCCATCTTCGTGCAGCGCTTCCGATCTTGCCCATTCTATCGCCCAGCTGATTGGTCGTTACGTCATCGCAAATCAATCCATCGTCACAATAGCCGATGAAAAATATTGCTTCACAGCTGAAGAGGATTCATCCACATCGTTTAGCGGTCCCGACATTGCCGTCAT ggCAACATTGGGTGTGATTGGCCTCTTGATTTTCTTAGCCACTGCACATGAAAGTTGGCGCATGTACCGTGGCATTAGCTTCTCCGGATCCGATAATGCAGCCGTCTCTGTTTTGCATTGCTTTTCGGCGTTGAATAACGGCCGGAAGGTGTTGTCCTTAAAGTCCGCAGGTTCTGATAATCTGTCCTCTTTACATGGAATTCGATTCTTTTCTACCTGTTGGGTTGTTCTGGGACACACATGGTTGAAAGGTATCATGAGCAACGTCATCAATCCCAATATGGTGGTAGAG GAAGCAATGCGTTGGGAAATGGAGACTATCATTAACGCTACCGTTTCTgttgattcatttttcttgatgAGTGGTTTACTTGTATCGCACCTCCTTCTTCGAGAACTCGATCGTAACGAAGGTAAATTCAATGTTCTGCTGTTCTACGTTCATCGATATCTCAG ATTGACCCCGGTTTATGCTATTATTTTGGGTTTTATTGCCACGCTGATGGTCTACATTGGCACAGGCCCCAATTGGTACAACGTCATCGTAGCATCCGAGGGATGTCGGGTTAGCTGGTGGAGGCAGTTCCTTTACA TTAACAACCTCTTCCCGACCGACATGAACGTTCAG TGCATGGGAGAGACTTGGTACATAGCAGTGGACATGCAGCTATTTATCATAGCACCGCTTTTGATTTACCCATTATGGCGATGGAAAAATACTGGCCTCATATTATTGGCCATCGTCACATTAGCCACTTTGGCTGCCAATTTCGCAGTCTTTGCAATCTACAGCTTTCCGCCTACCCTCATGCCAAGTCGAAT GCAAGAGATGATGAGATTAGTTCCGACTTACATGGacaattattatttcaaaCCGTGGACTCGCGCACCCCCTTACCTGATTGGCATTTGGACGGGATGGTTTTTACATCGCGTTAAACAATCCAAACTGCACGTATCTCCG TGGATAGTTGCGCTGTTGTGGACGCTATCGGGTGCCGTTGCCGCGTCAATCATTTACGGATTGACTCCGTACGTTAACGAGACGCTAGTGCCAACGATCGATGACGTTGTTAAATTAACGTACGGACCACTTCACAGAGCTGCCTGGGCTTTGGCTCTTGCCTGGACTATCGTGGCATGTATCCATGGTTACGGAG GATTTATCAATCGATTTCTGTCTTGGAGAGGATTCTTACCTCTGAGTCGATTGACCTACTGCGTCTACCTCATCCACTTCGATTACCTCaatgtgttttattcatcGAACCGCAAAATGATTTACTACAGTTTTATCGATCAGTTAACGACCTTCTTCGGTATCACGGTGACCGTGTTTGCATTGGCGTTGATAGTGTCTGTCTGCGTCGAAGCTCCATTCATCAATTTCGAACGATGGTTGTTTAAATCACACGTCGATAATG CAGGGACACGAGCaatgaagggaaaagaaaGTAGGACAGATCCCGAACTGAATGCTAATAACGGTCATGTCAACTCTACTTTCCACTCTGAAGAAAATCCAGTAGATGCTGAAGTACCTTCTGTAATGAAACTGTAA